Proteins encoded within one genomic window of Streptomyces taklimakanensis:
- a CDS encoding archease, protein MTPPPPPPPRSESGPRAVPRGGHRGVPHTADVRVEAWAPTREECLAHAVRGVCKSFLDLSAADAGGLAVRRREVEVRAGTDEDLLVALLDEVVYRLDVAGEAPVAVEPVPVPGGVRVVLRMVDADGLPATGAPPKAVTLHGLSFAGGPAGWRCSVTLDV, encoded by the coding sequence ATGACACCACCGCCGCCACCGCCGCCACGGTCGGAGTCCGGCCCGCGCGCCGTTCCGCGCGGCGGGCACCGTGGCGTCCCGCACACCGCCGACGTACGGGTGGAGGCGTGGGCGCCGACCCGCGAGGAGTGCCTGGCGCACGCGGTGCGCGGCGTCTGCAAGTCGTTCCTGGACCTGTCGGCCGCGGACGCGGGCGGGCTCGCCGTCCGCCGCCGGGAGGTGGAGGTGCGGGCGGGGACCGACGAGGACCTGCTGGTGGCGCTGCTCGACGAGGTGGTCTACCGGCTCGACGTCGCCGGCGAGGCACCGGTGGCCGTCGAACCGGTGCCCGTGCCCGGTGGCGTGCGGGTCGTCCTGCGCATGGTCGACGCCGACGGACTTCCGGCCACGGGCGCCCCGCCGAAGGCCGTCACCCTGCACGGCCTGTCCTTCGCCGGGGGGCCGGCGGGGTGGCGGTGTTCGGTGACACTCGACGTGTGA
- a CDS encoding class I SAM-dependent methyltransferase, whose protein sequence is MPFDHNDHYHRLLLRQVPPGCRTALDVGCGTGRFARRLAERGIEVDAIDASTEVIEVARALSANRPGHPAPRYRRADVTRTEPPAGHYDFVSCLAALHHMPFGTVATLRDALAPGGVLAVLGCHSEASAADRAWSLAAVPVNAAARLAVAARERLHPGPGPTDTLRAPVKRPETTLAEIRREAAALLPGATLRRLLFWRYLLVYRRPSDGPGTPSDG, encoded by the coding sequence ATGCCCTTCGACCACAACGACCACTACCACCGACTACTGCTCCGCCAGGTGCCGCCGGGCTGCCGCACCGCGCTGGACGTCGGCTGCGGGACCGGGCGCTTCGCCCGCCGGCTCGCCGAGCGGGGCATCGAGGTGGACGCGATCGACGCGTCCACCGAGGTGATCGAGGTCGCCCGCGCGCTGTCGGCGAACCGCCCCGGACACCCCGCGCCGCGCTACCGCCGGGCGGACGTCACCCGCACCGAACCGCCCGCCGGCCACTACGACTTCGTCTCCTGCCTGGCCGCCCTCCACCACATGCCGTTCGGCACGGTGGCGACGCTGCGGGACGCCCTGGCGCCCGGCGGCGTCCTGGCCGTCCTGGGCTGCCACTCGGAGGCGTCGGCGGCGGACCGGGCCTGGAGCCTGGCCGCCGTCCCGGTCAACGCCGCGGCCCGACTCGCGGTCGCCGCCCGCGAACGACTCCACCCGGGCCCCGGCCCAACCGACACCCTGCGGGCTCCGGTGAAACGGCCCGAGACGACACTGGCCGAAATACGCCGGGAAGCGGCCGCGCTGCTGCCCGGAGCGACCCTGCGCAGGTTGCTGTTCTGGCGGTACCTGCTGGTCTACCGCAGACCGTCCGACGGCCCCGGCACCCCCTCGGACGGCTGA
- a CDS encoding lytic polysaccharide monooxygenase auxiliary activity family 9 protein: MNCHERVLKSRWSARLLAVLAAVLLGTLPWAGTASAHGSVIDPASRNYGCWLRWGSDFQNPAMAQQDPMCWQAWQDDTNAMWNWNGLYRENVGGNHQAFIPDGQLCSAGHTGDGRYKSMDVPGPWKTTDIDTDFTVHLRDQAWHGADYLRIYVTRQGFDPTTDRLGWGDLELIETTGRYAPTSDIRVDVSAPGRSGHHIVYTIWKASHADQVYYICSDVNFR, translated from the coding sequence ATGAATTGTCATGAGCGCGTCTTAAAGAGTCGGTGGTCGGCCCGCCTCCTCGCCGTCCTGGCCGCCGTGCTGCTGGGCACGCTGCCCTGGGCCGGGACCGCCTCCGCCCACGGATCCGTCATCGACCCCGCCTCCCGCAACTACGGCTGCTGGCTCCGCTGGGGCAGCGACTTCCAGAACCCGGCCATGGCGCAGCAGGACCCCATGTGCTGGCAGGCGTGGCAGGACGACACCAACGCCATGTGGAACTGGAACGGCCTGTACCGGGAGAACGTCGGCGGCAACCACCAGGCGTTCATCCCCGACGGGCAACTGTGCAGCGCCGGCCACACCGGGGACGGTCGCTACAAGTCCATGGACGTTCCCGGTCCGTGGAAGACCACCGACATCGACACCGACTTCACCGTCCACCTGCGCGACCAGGCCTGGCACGGCGCCGACTACCTCCGGATCTACGTCACCCGGCAGGGCTTCGACCCCACCACCGACCGGCTCGGTTGGGGAGACCTGGAGCTGATCGAGACCACCGGCCGTTACGCCCCCACCTCGGACATCAGGGTCGATGTCAGCGCCCCCGGCCGCAGCGGCCACCACATCGTCTACACGATCTGGAAGGCCTCGCACGCCGATCAGGTCTACTACATCTGTAGTGACGTGAACTTCCGCTGA